One Halosegnis longus DNA window includes the following coding sequences:
- a CDS encoding CoxG family protein, with amino-acid sequence MAGERTNRDATNVSVTVERRLDAPPEVVWDAIGDIDVTRAMLPGCEELDFGVDRDHVEAGDEGTATIAIGIGPLSPSFETDVKVLRRDYPKMAITASGSAAGSTFDTTADLSLAEVEGGEQTDVTWDATAAVSGRVEAFSGALKPVVGEVAQRFFEQLDDHVTDRTD; translated from the coding sequence ATGGCAGGCGAGCGTACGAACCGGGACGCCACGAACGTCTCCGTGACCGTCGAGCGACGGCTGGACGCTCCCCCCGAGGTCGTGTGGGACGCCATCGGCGATATCGACGTGACCAGAGCGATGCTCCCGGGGTGTGAGGAACTCGACTTCGGCGTCGACCGCGACCACGTCGAGGCCGGTGACGAGGGCACCGCCACCATCGCCATCGGTATCGGCCCCCTTTCACCGTCGTTCGAGACGGACGTGAAAGTGCTCCGGCGCGACTACCCGAAGATGGCGATCACCGCCAGCGGGAGCGCCGCCGGCTCCACCTTCGACACGACGGCCGACCTCAGCCTCGCCGAGGTCGAGGGCGGCGAGCAGACCGACGTGACGTGGGACGCGACCGCCGCCGTTTCCGGCCGCGTCGAGGCCTTCTCCGGCGCGCTCAAGCCCGTCGTCGGCGAGGTGGCACAGCGCTTCTTCGAGCAGCTCGACGACCACGTCACCGACCGAACCGACTGA
- a CDS encoding VanZ family protein gives MTPRRRWLLVAVVAGVILVASLVPTSGGATPTLLGVGLDKWQHLGGYAVLAGALGYALQVGDRPRVQGLVVAFAATVGYGVLIECLQLPLASRAFSVGDVLADAVGAAVGTAVVSRFGR, from the coding sequence GTGACCCCGCGGCGTCGGTGGCTCCTCGTCGCGGTCGTCGCCGGGGTGATTCTGGTCGCGAGTCTCGTCCCGACGAGCGGCGGCGCGACGCCGACGCTGCTGGGTGTCGGCCTCGACAAGTGGCAACACCTGGGCGGGTACGCCGTGCTCGCCGGCGCACTCGGCTACGCGCTCCAAGTCGGCGACCGACCACGCGTGCAGGGGCTGGTCGTGGCGTTCGCGGCGACGGTCGGCTACGGCGTCCTCATCGAGTGTCTCCAGTTGCCGCTCGCGAGTCGTGCGTTCTCGGTCGGAGACGTACTCGCCGACGCGGTCGGCGCGGCAGTCGGTACCGCCGTCGTCAGTCGGTTCGGTCGGTGA
- a CDS encoding CinA family protein, which translates to MREFAAEPPIEERIAEPLRATDATVATAESCTGGLIGSYLTDVPGSSDYFDRTLATYSYDSKMDLVGVPRETLDEHGAVSEPVARQMARGVRDTAGTTWGVSTTGIAGPDGGSDEKPVGTVFIGVAYRGEWGTQDSFARVRRHEFDGTRLEVKEQIARQALEDLLTAVEGKRGQ; encoded by the coding sequence ATGCGCGAGTTCGCCGCCGAGCCACCGATCGAGGAACGCATCGCCGAGCCGCTGCGCGCGACGGACGCCACCGTCGCCACCGCCGAGTCCTGTACGGGGGGACTCATCGGCTCGTATCTGACCGACGTGCCCGGCTCCTCCGACTACTTCGACCGGACGCTCGCAACCTACAGCTACGACTCGAAAATGGACCTCGTCGGGGTTCCCCGCGAGACGCTCGATGAACACGGTGCGGTCTCGGAGCCGGTCGCCCGCCAGATGGCCCGTGGCGTGCGCGATACTGCGGGGACGACGTGGGGCGTCTCCACGACCGGTATCGCCGGTCCCGACGGCGGCAGCGACGAGAAGCCCGTCGGCACGGTGTTCATCGGCGTCGCCTACCGCGGCGAGTGGGGGACACAGGACTCCTTCGCGCGGGTGCGCCGCCACGAGTTCGACGGCACGCGACTCGAGGTGAAAGAACAGATTGCTCGGCAGGCGTTGGAGGACCTGTTGACGGCCGTAGAAGGAAAGCGCGGACAGTGA
- a CDS encoding nuclear transport factor 2 family protein, with the protein MADVDAQRIRDYYEHIDADDLESVFALFADDVTYHRPGQPSLDGMAEFERFYREDRPLSEGEHTVESLTVGDDTVAVRGTFEGKQDGETVAFGFADHHRFDDDGLITERWTYTDTGAV; encoded by the coding sequence ATGGCCGACGTTGACGCACAACGCATCCGCGACTACTACGAGCACATCGACGCCGACGACCTCGAGTCGGTGTTCGCGCTGTTCGCCGACGACGTGACCTACCACCGGCCCGGCCAGCCCTCGCTCGACGGGATGGCCGAGTTCGAGCGGTTCTACCGCGAGGACCGCCCGCTCTCGGAGGGGGAACACACCGTCGAGTCGCTCACCGTCGGCGACGACACGGTCGCCGTACGCGGAACGTTCGAGGGGAAACAGGACGGCGAGACGGTCGCGTTCGGCTTCGCCGACCACCATCGGTTCGACGACGACGGACTGATTACGGAGCGGTGGACCTACACGGACACCGGCGCGGTGTAG
- a CDS encoding pyridoxal phosphate-dependent aminotransferase: protein MDDDRPLFFHVMAYADDADHDVIDMVSGDPDWEPPTALREGLREFADAPVADYQYPPSEGRGDLRDLLADRHDVPVERLVVTNGGGEANHLAMACGLEAHAGNEVILTDPVYPYYADRAELLGADVTYAPVADDGALDPETVRAVASEETALIVACSPNNPTGAVYGESVKRELTDIAEANDALYVSDEVYEAFDFSGRFHSALAFDSENVAVTNSFSKAMATTGLRVGYAILPDHLVDPVRTRHMLTNVAVTAPGQHAALKALRETPDDYYAETRAMLESRIEHFCEALDAAGAEYIQPQGAFYVLARFDGFPGTLDNTKRLIDEAGVAGMPGDAFGSAREEWLRFALVSPRADEAADRLAAYFS from the coding sequence ATGGACGACGACAGGCCACTGTTCTTCCACGTCATGGCCTACGCCGACGACGCCGACCACGACGTCATCGACATGGTGAGCGGCGACCCCGACTGGGAGCCGCCGACCGCACTCCGCGAAGGGCTTCGCGAGTTCGCCGACGCGCCCGTGGCCGACTACCAGTATCCGCCCAGCGAGGGTCGCGGTGACCTCCGCGACCTGCTGGCCGACCGCCACGACGTGCCAGTCGAGCGGCTCGTCGTCACGAACGGCGGCGGCGAGGCGAATCACCTCGCGATGGCCTGCGGCCTGGAGGCCCACGCCGGCAACGAGGTCATCCTCACGGACCCGGTGTATCCGTACTACGCCGACCGCGCCGAACTGCTCGGGGCCGACGTGACCTACGCCCCCGTCGCCGACGACGGTGCGCTCGACCCCGAGACAGTGCGCGCGGTCGCGAGCGAGGAGACCGCGCTCATCGTCGCCTGCTCGCCGAACAATCCGACCGGCGCAGTGTACGGCGAGTCGGTCAAGCGCGAGTTGACCGACATCGCCGAGGCGAACGACGCGCTGTACGTCAGCGACGAGGTGTACGAGGCGTTCGACTTCTCGGGGCGGTTCCACTCCGCGCTCGCGTTCGACTCCGAGAACGTCGCCGTCACCAACTCATTCTCGAAGGCGATGGCGACGACCGGACTGCGGGTCGGCTACGCCATCCTCCCCGACCACCTCGTCGACCCGGTGCGCACTCGGCACATGCTCACCAACGTCGCCGTCACCGCCCCCGGTCAACACGCCGCGCTGAAGGCGCTCCGGGAGACGCCCGACGACTACTACGCCGAGACGCGCGCCATGCTCGAATCCCGCATCGAGCACTTCTGTGAGGCGCTCGATGCGGCCGGCGCGGAGTACATCCAGCCACAGGGAGCTTTCTACGTGCTCGCGCGGTTCGACGGCTTCCCCGGCACGCTCGACAACACCAAACGGCTCATCGACGAGGCGGGCGTCGCGGGGATGCCCGGCGACGCCTTCGGCAGCGCCCGCGAGGAGTGGCTCCGGTTCGCGCTCGTCTCGCCCCGGGCCGACGAGGCCGCCGACCGGCTCGCGGCGTATTTCTCCTGA
- the tgtA gene encoding tRNA guanosine(15) transglycosylase TgtA, which translates to MRDCFEVRDYDAAGRIGELTVPRAGVTVETPALLPVINPHLQTIAPSELEREFGAEMLITNGYIFYGSDDYRERALDEGLHDLFDFSGAIMTDSGSFQLAEYGDIDVDTPEILQFQRDIGSDIGTPVDIPTPPDASREQATEELAETETALEIAEGVDVGEMLVNAPIQGSTHLDLREAAAAHAYTTDLDVFPIGAVVPLLNDYRYDDMVDVVAAAKRGLGADAPVHLFGAGHPMMFALAVAMGCDLFDSAAYALYARDDRYLTVRGTKQLADMDYFPCSCPVCTSHEPSEIRACADDERETLLARHNLHVTYAELRRVKQAIREGTLLDLVDERARSHPTMLDGYRAMLEYVDQLEETDPVRKDSFFHTSAESARRPEVLRHHERLDRIPVEGDDVLLSEGAKNRGFDATWRLKPPFGPFPRQLSKTYPLTAQVPDRLSREAYEAAADGIARLVDANPGTTFTVAHFDWPESALARLPDLPLVDLSEEDAN; encoded by the coding sequence ATGCGCGACTGCTTCGAGGTTCGGGACTACGACGCCGCCGGCCGCATCGGCGAACTCACCGTCCCGCGGGCGGGAGTCACCGTCGAGACGCCCGCACTCCTCCCCGTCATCAATCCGCATCTCCAGACCATCGCGCCGAGTGAACTCGAACGCGAGTTCGGCGCGGAGATGCTCATCACGAACGGCTACATCTTCTACGGCTCCGACGACTACCGCGAGCGCGCCCTCGATGAGGGACTCCACGACCTGTTCGATTTCTCGGGAGCCATCATGACCGACTCCGGCTCCTTCCAGCTCGCCGAGTACGGCGACATCGACGTGGACACCCCCGAGATTCTCCAGTTCCAACGCGACATCGGGAGCGACATCGGCACGCCCGTCGACATCCCGACGCCGCCGGACGCGAGCCGCGAACAGGCGACCGAGGAACTCGCCGAGACCGAGACCGCCCTCGAAATCGCCGAGGGTGTCGACGTGGGCGAGATGCTCGTCAACGCCCCGATTCAGGGGTCGACGCATCTCGATCTCCGGGAGGCGGCGGCGGCCCACGCCTACACGACCGACCTCGACGTGTTCCCCATCGGCGCGGTCGTCCCCCTGCTGAACGACTACCGCTACGACGACATGGTGGACGTCGTCGCCGCGGCCAAGCGCGGGCTGGGTGCCGACGCGCCCGTCCACCTGTTCGGGGCCGGCCACCCGATGATGTTCGCGCTCGCCGTCGCGATGGGGTGTGACCTGTTCGACTCGGCCGCCTACGCGCTGTACGCGCGCGACGACCGCTACCTGACCGTTCGGGGGACGAAGCAGCTGGCCGATATGGATTACTTCCCCTGCTCGTGTCCCGTCTGTACGAGCCACGAGCCGAGCGAGATTCGCGCGTGTGCCGACGACGAGCGTGAGACCTTACTCGCCCGCCACAATCTCCACGTCACCTACGCGGAGCTCCGCCGCGTCAAGCAGGCGATTCGGGAGGGGACGCTGCTGGATCTGGTCGACGAGCGCGCCCGCTCGCACCCGACGATGCTCGACGGCTACCGCGCCATGCTGGAGTACGTCGACCAACTGGAGGAGACGGACCCCGTCCGCAAGGACAGCTTCTTCCACACCTCAGCCGAGAGTGCGCGCCGCCCCGAGGTGTTGCGCCACCACGAGCGGCTCGACCGTATCCCCGTCGAGGGCGACGACGTGTTGCTCTCCGAGGGGGCGAAGAATCGCGGCTTCGACGCGACGTGGCGGCTCAAACCGCCCTTCGGCCCGTTCCCGCGGCAGCTCTCGAAGACGTACCCGCTCACCGCGCAGGTTCCGGACCGGCTCTCGCGGGAGGCGTACGAGGCCGCCGCCGACGGTATCGCCCGGCTGGTCGACGCGAACCCCGGGACAACGTTCACGGTCGCACACTTCGACTGGCCCGAGAGCGCGCTCGCACGACTGCCGGACCTCCCGCTCGTCGACCTGAGCGAGGAGGACGCGAACTGA
- the arcS gene encoding archaeosine synthase subunit alpha, with protein MTDYFEVHDRDGPARLGELRLTDPVRTPALVDDVLHDAGSLWREEQPTPEGDESKLTVLPHRAFPAGTDEGVKDAFQVAYDDVAFPSAAVVSPETARDFGADAYVLSGGPGLSGYAEGFVDALLETKTQIPADTGLYVSGIATPANVATLAYAGVDLFDGDYAYTRGTEGFYLHTDGESFLEDLDELPCACPACQQPRREFDHRDCAEHNVNALRAELSRVRQRIRRGRLRDYIEGQARHEAWTTALFRRLDGEYAYLEERTPLLRRQDILAASEDTLNRVEIQRYADRVTSRYVPRLDDRPLVIVPCSARKPYSDSQSHEQFSRAISYRGHVVSMTSPIGVVPNELELTYPAQHYDSVVTGDWTEGEYAFVAAVLERYLDRNRDAYTDLIAHVPEEYRPICERVEESLGVSFQYTVTDHPTTGESLAALSDALDGYDSFRMQEREHATVRAIADYLIGHGAGDELFDDIETGGRYPKLRVHKDGEQLATLVAQYGTLSFTIAGAREWVASDVPTKTVEIDAFVPQGSVLAPGIVDASDEIRVGDEVVIEGPKAFAVGRAEMSGPEMTDSTRGLAVEVRHCEER; from the coding sequence ATGACCGACTACTTCGAGGTTCACGACCGGGACGGCCCGGCCCGGCTCGGTGAACTCAGACTCACCGACCCGGTTCGGACGCCCGCGCTCGTGGACGACGTGCTCCACGACGCCGGCAGCCTCTGGCGCGAGGAGCAGCCGACGCCCGAGGGCGACGAGAGCAAACTGACCGTCCTCCCGCACCGCGCGTTCCCGGCGGGGACCGACGAGGGCGTGAAAGACGCGTTCCAGGTCGCCTACGACGACGTAGCGTTCCCGAGCGCAGCCGTCGTCTCCCCGGAGACGGCCCGCGACTTCGGGGCCGACGCCTACGTGCTCTCAGGCGGTCCGGGGCTGTCGGGGTACGCCGAGGGGTTCGTCGACGCGCTGCTCGAAACGAAGACACAGATTCCTGCCGACACCGGACTCTACGTCTCGGGCATCGCAACCCCTGCAAACGTCGCCACGCTCGCGTACGCGGGCGTCGACCTCTTCGACGGCGACTACGCCTACACCCGCGGCACGGAGGGCTTCTATCTCCACACCGACGGCGAATCCTTCCTCGAAGACCTCGATGAACTCCCGTGTGCCTGCCCGGCCTGCCAGCAGCCGCGCAGGGAGTTCGACCACCGCGACTGCGCAGAGCACAACGTCAACGCCCTGCGCGCTGAACTCTCTCGCGTCCGCCAGCGCATCCGCCGCGGCCGGCTCCGCGATTACATCGAAGGACAGGCGCGCCACGAGGCGTGGACGACGGCCCTGTTCCGGCGACTCGACGGCGAGTACGCCTACCTGGAAGAGCGGACGCCGCTCTTGCGCCGACAGGACATCCTCGCCGCGAGCGAGGACACCCTGAACCGGGTCGAAATCCAGCGGTACGCCGACCGCGTCACCTCCCGGTACGTCCCCCGACTCGACGACCGGCCGCTCGTCATCGTCCCGTGTTCGGCCCGGAAACCCTACAGCGACTCACAGAGCCACGAGCAGTTTTCTCGCGCCATCTCCTACCGGGGTCACGTCGTCTCGATGACCTCGCCCATCGGCGTCGTGCCGAACGAGCTCGAACTCACCTACCCCGCCCAACACTACGACTCGGTCGTCACCGGCGACTGGACCGAAGGCGAGTACGCCTTCGTCGCGGCCGTCCTCGAACGGTATCTCGACCGGAACCGCGACGCCTACACCGACCTCATCGCGCACGTCCCCGAGGAGTATCGCCCAATCTGTGAGCGCGTCGAGGAGTCGCTGGGTGTCTCCTTCCAGTACACCGTCACCGACCACCCGACGACTGGGGAGTCGCTCGCCGCGCTCTCGGACGCGCTCGACGGCTACGACAGCTTCCGGATGCAGGAGCGCGAGCACGCGACCGTCCGCGCCATCGCCGACTACCTCATCGGCCACGGGGCCGGCGACGAGCTGTTCGACGACATCGAGACGGGCGGACGCTACCCGAAACTCCGGGTCCACAAGGACGGTGAGCAGTTGGCAACGCTCGTCGCGCAGTACGGCACCCTCTCGTTTACCATCGCCGGCGCGCGCGAGTGGGTCGCGTCGGACGTGCCGACGAAGACGGTCGAAATCGACGCGTTCGTCCCGCAGGGGAGCGTGCTCGCGCCGGGTATCGTGGACGCGAGCGACGAGATTCGCGTCGGCGACGAGGTCGTCATCGAGGGGCCGAAGGCCTTCGCCGTCGGCCGCGCCGAGATGTCCGGTCCCGAGATGACGGATTCGACGCGTGGGCTGGCCGTCGAGGTGCGCCACTGCGAGGAGCGGTGA
- a CDS encoding ABC transporter ATP-binding protein: protein MSEDPLLAVEDLEKHYPIREGLLRRTTGHVKAVDGISFEVKAGETVGLVGESGCGKSTAAEAILRLQEPTGGTVRFDGEPVADHDSEARERFRRRTGVVFQDPNTAFDPRMTVAESVAEPLEIHGIDDADRRRDIVAELLEGVGLGAGALDRYPDSFSGGQKQRIALARALVLNPDLLVADEPVSALDVSIQADILQLLEELSGELGLSVLFISHDLGVVREVCDRVVVMYLGEVVENAPVEELFESPQHPYTRALLGSIPDPDPTTESERADLTGDVPDPADPPSGCSFHPRCPAVIPTEGYEFAEGVFRSVLDLRLAVESGEVDPEAFDGKPAVRAAYDVPATLTDDEAEAELDAALDELLDGHEASAADRLAETFTTVCERENPEPTADEEGRVAACHLHATR, encoded by the coding sequence ATGAGTGAGGACCCGCTGCTCGCGGTCGAGGACCTCGAAAAGCACTACCCGATTCGGGAGGGGTTGCTCCGCCGAACGACCGGCCACGTGAAGGCGGTCGACGGCATCAGCTTCGAGGTCAAAGCGGGCGAGACGGTCGGACTGGTCGGCGAATCGGGCTGTGGGAAATCGACGGCCGCCGAGGCGATTCTCCGGCTCCAGGAGCCGACCGGCGGGACCGTCCGGTTCGACGGCGAGCCGGTGGCCGACCACGACAGCGAAGCGCGCGAGCGGTTCCGCCGGCGGACGGGCGTCGTCTTCCAAGACCCCAACACCGCCTTCGACCCCCGGATGACGGTCGCCGAGTCGGTTGCCGAGCCGCTGGAAATTCACGGCATCGACGACGCCGACCGTCGGCGCGATATCGTCGCGGAACTGCTGGAGGGCGTCGGGCTCGGCGCGGGCGCGCTCGACCGCTACCCCGACTCCTTTTCCGGCGGGCAGAAACAGCGCATCGCGTTGGCGCGGGCGCTCGTCCTGAACCCGGACCTGCTGGTGGCCGACGAGCCGGTGTCGGCCCTCGACGTGAGTATCCAGGCCGACATCCTCCAGTTGCTGGAGGAGCTCTCGGGGGAGTTGGGACTCTCCGTGCTGTTCATCAGCCACGACCTCGGCGTCGTGCGCGAGGTGTGTGACCGGGTCGTCGTCATGTATCTGGGCGAGGTGGTGGAGAACGCCCCCGTCGAGGAGCTGTTCGAGAGCCCACAACACCCGTACACGAGGGCGCTGCTCGGGTCGATTCCCGACCCCGACCCGACGACGGAGAGCGAGCGTGCCGACCTCACCGGCGACGTGCCCGACCCCGCGGACCCGCCGTCCGGCTGTTCGTTCCACCCGCGATGTCCGGCGGTGATTCCGACCGAGGGGTACGAGTTCGCGGAGGGCGTGTTCCGGTCGGTGCTCGACCTCCGACTCGCCGTCGAGAGCGGGGAGGTCGACCCCGAGGCGTTCGACGGGAAGCCCGCGGTGCGGGCTGCCTACGACGTGCCCGCGACGCTGACCGACGACGAGGCAGAGGCGGAACTCGACGCGGCGCTCGATGAACTACTCGACGGACACGAGGCGTCGGCGGCCGACCGACTGGCCGAGACGTTCACGACGGTGTGTGAACGGGAGAATCCGGAGCCGACGGCCGACGAGGAGGGGCGAGTCGCGGCCTGTCATCTGCACGCTACTCGGTGA
- a CDS encoding ABC transporter ATP-binding protein has protein sequence MTLLSVEDLSVTFDAETGTVHAVSGIDFAVEQGETVCLVGESGSGKTVACESVTQLLPTPPGSIEGSVSFDGEELTDKSERALREYRGGRVGHIFQNPQDALDPVYTVGSQVVEAIRLHRDDSKAEAKSRAIDLLDRVGIGNADERFHDYPHQFSGGMTQRVVIAIALACDPDLLIADEPTTALDVTIQAQVLDLLADLQAERGMGILFVTHDLGVVAEIADRVVVLYAGQVMERGTVEQVFTRPSHPYTKALLDCLPGRGASATIDGSLPDPKAPPTGCRFHPRCPHAVPACEQGDRPPFATVDGDHEAACILHEDPYELPAELGETDE, from the coding sequence GTGACGCTCCTCTCCGTCGAGGACCTGTCGGTCACCTTCGACGCCGAGACCGGTACCGTCCACGCAGTCAGCGGCATCGACTTCGCCGTCGAGCAGGGAGAGACGGTCTGTTTGGTCGGCGAATCCGGCTCCGGCAAGACCGTCGCCTGCGAGTCGGTCACCCAACTGCTCCCGACCCCGCCGGGGAGCATCGAGGGGAGCGTCAGCTTCGACGGCGAGGAGCTAACGGACAAGTCAGAGCGCGCGCTCCGCGAGTACCGTGGCGGGCGCGTCGGGCACATCTTCCAGAATCCGCAGGACGCGCTCGACCCCGTCTACACGGTCGGCAGTCAGGTAGTGGAGGCGATTCGCCTCCACCGCGACGACTCGAAGGCCGAGGCGAAATCGCGGGCCATCGACCTGCTTGACCGCGTCGGCATCGGCAACGCCGACGAGCGCTTCCACGACTACCCACACCAGTTTTCCGGCGGGATGACCCAGCGGGTCGTCATCGCAATCGCGCTGGCGTGTGATCCCGACTTGCTCATCGCCGACGAGCCGACGACGGCCCTCGACGTGACCATCCAGGCGCAGGTGCTCGACCTGCTCGCCGACCTGCAGGCCGAACGCGGGATGGGTATCCTGTTTGTCACCCACGACCTCGGCGTCGTGGCCGAGATCGCAGACCGCGTCGTCGTGCTGTACGCCGGGCAGGTGATGGAGCGTGGCACCGTCGAGCAGGTGTTCACGCGGCCCTCACACCCGTACACGAAGGCGCTGCTCGACTGTCTCCCCGGCCGCGGCGCGTCGGCGACCATCGACGGCTCGCTCCCCGACCCGAAGGCCCCGCCGACCGGCTGTCGGTTCCACCCCCGGTGTCCACACGCCGTGCCGGCCTGCGAGCAGGGCGACCGCCCGCCGTTCGCCACCGTCGACGGCGACCACGAGGCCGCCTGCATCCTCCACGAGGACCCCTACGAGCTACCGGCGGAGCTGGGTGAGACCGATGAGTGA
- a CDS encoding ABC transporter permease produces MPSKRLDDAAFANIDWEEEAGGHSLHWPSVGLLAGLVVLAAAAVHKLRVGGTPFGLIGWEPPRIAWLLLLAGLLGLRYGLYPMVRDRDRTLPALKRLFSRPVGALSAGFVLVSLLFALVGPEFISWDYARLAHAHQPPVFTRLHVEDVYAYNCVGELANGYCRGTWQYPLGTNRYGASVVQRLFEGNVVAVKLAVSTTLVMGVVAMVVGTVAGYVGGLTDSVLMSYVDIQQTIPALVIYLVVATLFLGNIGGVEDGKLFSLALVFGLLDWGGIARVVRSDVLTRRSAGYIRAAKAVGATDRHVLRRHVVPNAMPTLVTALTRRIPLLVLIQIALAYLALNSATGGGSLGETLRSSFTDPSGALAWTDLWWLTAIPILFTVVFVLAYSLLGDELRDVLDPKGVSR; encoded by the coding sequence ATGCCCTCCAAACGGCTGGACGACGCCGCGTTCGCGAACATCGACTGGGAGGAGGAAGCCGGCGGGCACAGTCTCCACTGGCCGAGCGTCGGCCTGCTCGCCGGCCTCGTCGTACTCGCCGCGGCGGCCGTCCACAAACTCCGCGTCGGCGGTACCCCCTTCGGACTCATCGGCTGGGAGCCGCCCCGCATCGCATGGCTGTTACTGTTGGCCGGGCTGCTCGGTCTCCGGTACGGACTGTACCCGATGGTCCGTGACCGCGACCGGACGCTGCCCGCGCTCAAGCGACTGTTCTCTCGGCCCGTCGGTGCGCTGTCTGCCGGCTTCGTCCTCGTGTCGCTGCTGTTCGCGCTCGTCGGGCCGGAGTTCATCAGCTGGGACTACGCCAGACTCGCCCACGCCCACCAGCCGCCGGTGTTCACGCGACTCCACGTCGAGGACGTGTACGCCTACAACTGCGTCGGCGAACTCGCGAACGGCTACTGTCGGGGGACGTGGCAGTATCCGCTCGGCACCAACCGCTACGGCGCGAGCGTCGTCCAGCGGCTGTTCGAGGGGAACGTCGTCGCCGTGAAGCTCGCGGTCTCGACGACACTCGTGATGGGGGTCGTCGCGATGGTGGTCGGGACGGTCGCGGGCTACGTCGGCGGGCTCACCGACAGCGTCCTGATGAGCTACGTCGACATCCAGCAGACGATTCCGGCGCTCGTCATCTACCTCGTGGTCGCGACGCTGTTTTTGGGCAACATCGGCGGCGTCGAGGACGGGAAGCTGTTCTCGCTCGCGCTCGTCTTCGGGCTGCTCGATTGGGGCGGAATCGCGCGCGTCGTCCGGAGTGACGTGCTCACGCGCCGGTCGGCCGGCTACATCCGCGCGGCGAAGGCCGTCGGGGCGACCGACCGCCACGTGCTCCGTCGCCACGTCGTCCCGAACGCGATGCCGACGCTGGTGACGGCGCTCACTCGCCGGATTCCCCTGCTCGTGCTCATCCAGATTGCGCTGGCGTATCTCGCGTTGAACTCCGCGACCGGCGGCGGCTCGCTCGGCGAGACGCTCCGCTCGTCGTTCACCGACCCGTCGGGCGCGCTCGCGTGGACGGACCTCTGGTGGCTGACCGCGATTCCGATCCTGTTCACCGTCGTGTTCGTTCTCGCGTACAGTCTGCTCGGCGACGAACTGCGTGACGTGCTCGACCCCAAGGGGGTGAGCCGGTGA
- a CDS encoding ABC transporter permease, giving the protein MSYLRYLARRFGFAVFSFYAVVSLAFLLGSAMIQKNLSGILASARYNGASPERIAEIRAAFRAERGLDVPLHERYVSWLVDVTTLQWGQSVSYDASVIAVLDGRVQTTLAYVLPGVALGVLAGVLLGVLAALTHNRLPDWLSRFGAYVAFGVPSFAVAVVAIRIYADLLTPQYIAVGAVALSVVAGQLRFARTAALERSGEPFVTFLRAKGTGGLRLARHVLRNAALPIISLSVTELVGVLVLQIYVVELVLGIDGIARVSLTAIRESDVALVIWTTMVVVVVGITGNFLKDALYGVLDPRVTTQ; this is encoded by the coding sequence ATGAGTTATCTCCGCTATCTCGCTCGCCGGTTCGGGTTCGCGGTGTTCTCCTTCTACGCCGTGGTGTCGCTGGCCTTCCTACTCGGCTCGGCGATGATACAGAAGAACCTCTCTGGCATCCTCGCGTCGGCCAGATACAACGGCGCGAGCCCCGAGCGAATCGCCGAAATCCGCGCGGCGTTCCGGGCCGAACGCGGGCTGGACGTCCCGCTCCACGAGCGCTACGTCTCGTGGCTCGTCGACGTGACGACGCTCCAGTGGGGCCAGTCGGTCTCCTACGACGCGAGCGTCATCGCCGTCCTCGACGGGCGGGTCCAGACCACCCTCGCGTACGTCCTGCCCGGCGTGGCACTCGGCGTCCTCGCGGGCGTTCTGCTCGGCGTTCTCGCCGCACTCACGCACAATCGGCTTCCCGACTGGCTCTCGCGATTCGGCGCGTACGTCGCCTTCGGCGTGCCGTCGTTTGCCGTCGCCGTCGTCGCGATTCGCATCTACGCCGACCTGCTCACGCCGCAGTACATCGCGGTCGGAGCCGTCGCGCTGTCTGTCGTCGCCGGCCAACTCCGGTTTGCTCGCACCGCCGCGCTCGAACGCAGCGGCGAGCCGTTCGTCACCTTCCTCCGGGCGAAGGGGACCGGCGGGCTGCGACTCGCCCGCCACGTGTTGCGCAACGCCGCGCTCCCCATCATCTCGCTGTCGGTGACGGAACTCGTCGGCGTGCTCGTGTTGCAGATTTACGTCGTCGAGCTGGTGCTCGGCATCGACGGTATCGCGCGGGTGAGCCTGACGGCGATTCGCGAATCCGACGTGGCGCTCGTCATCTGGACGACGATGGTCGTCGTCGTCGTCGGCATCACCGGCAACTTCCTGAAGGACGCACTCTACGGCGTCCTCGACCCGCGCGTCACCACACAGTAG